One Gimesia aquarii DNA segment encodes these proteins:
- a CDS encoding bacterioferritin, translating to MDKQAMITHLNQDLANELSAIIQYTTYAAKATGPYRPQLTQFFLAEVPDEQLHAQYLANKIVALGGEPTTVPTKVAEAHTNREMLEAVLAAEQAATVGYTQRAKEAEEFGDKGMAVQLEDMVRDESGHAEEVERILRDWPL from the coding sequence ATGGACAAGCAAGCGATGATCACTCATCTGAATCAGGATTTAGCAAACGAGCTTTCAGCGATCATTCAATATACTACATATGCTGCGAAAGCAACGGGACCTTATCGACCACAATTGACACAGTTTTTCCTGGCAGAAGTACCCGACGAACAATTACACGCCCAATATCTGGCTAACAAAATCGTAGCATTAGGTGGGGAACCAACGACCGTTCCCACAAAAGTTGCCGAAGCACACACCAATCGAGAAATGCTGGAAGCCGTGTTAGCGGCAGAACAAGCGGCAACCGTAGGTTATACCCAACGTGCTAAAGAAGCAGAGGAGTTCGGTGATAAAGGCATGGCCGTTCAATTGGAAGATATGGTTCGAGATGAAAGTGGCCACGCAGAAGAGGTAGAACGAATTCTCCGCGACTGGCCTTTGTAA
- a CDS encoding cofactor-independent phosphoglycerate mutase, translating into MKYVLVIPDGCADEPQETLGGKTPLQAAQVSHMDAIVSQGILGRTDTVPASMPSGSDVGTMSLFGYDPLTYHTGRAPLEAAAQGIELGAHDWAIRCNFVTIAEGNMASFTASQLPNDVGEELVGLLQEETADDLQWEFHQGVSYRNLLIYRGQSGDDPPFDSGTLTVPPHDLTDQPIQHDLPSGRGSELMLDLMERSKKLFSKSSKNQNRSDKQPAATQIWLWGQGSRPALKPFHEQFGKTGAVITAVDLLRGLGRLLGWEVIEVEGATGYTDTDYAAKGRAAMETLKKTDFVVVHVEATDEASHEGEVQEKIKALEMIDEHIVGPVHDYLKKQGEYRFLVCPDHPTFLRTKTHSHGYVPFGICGTHVRPDQATSYDEVAAGKSNLLLPKGHQLMPFFFGTLTN; encoded by the coding sequence ATGAAATATGTTCTCGTAATCCCAGATGGTTGTGCGGATGAGCCACAAGAAACATTAGGTGGCAAGACGCCTTTGCAGGCGGCCCAGGTTTCCCATATGGATGCCATTGTTTCTCAAGGGATTCTCGGGAGAACTGATACCGTGCCTGCATCAATGCCCTCCGGCAGTGATGTGGGAACAATGAGTCTTTTTGGATACGATCCTCTGACTTATCATACTGGTCGCGCTCCTCTTGAAGCGGCCGCACAGGGAATCGAGTTAGGCGCTCATGACTGGGCCATCCGTTGTAATTTTGTCACGATTGCTGAGGGGAACATGGCGAGTTTCACAGCATCTCAACTTCCCAATGATGTTGGTGAAGAATTAGTTGGTTTGCTTCAAGAGGAAACTGCCGATGATCTGCAATGGGAATTTCATCAAGGCGTCAGCTATCGCAATTTATTGATCTATCGAGGGCAGAGTGGAGATGATCCCCCTTTTGATTCAGGGACACTCACAGTACCTCCTCATGATTTAACCGACCAACCAATTCAGCATGACCTTCCCTCAGGCAGAGGAAGTGAGTTAATGCTCGACCTGATGGAACGCAGCAAGAAACTGTTTTCAAAATCATCAAAAAATCAAAATCGATCTGACAAACAACCAGCGGCAACGCAGATCTGGTTATGGGGACAGGGAAGCAGACCTGCGCTCAAACCCTTTCATGAACAATTCGGTAAAACAGGGGCCGTGATCACAGCAGTAGATTTGTTGAGAGGTTTGGGGCGTTTACTCGGCTGGGAAGTAATCGAAGTCGAAGGGGCCACTGGTTATACTGATACCGATTACGCAGCTAAAGGCCGTGCTGCAATGGAAACTCTGAAGAAGACAGATTTTGTCGTCGTGCATGTAGAGGCCACAGATGAAGCTTCGCATGAAGGTGAGGTACAGGAAAAAATCAAAGCCCTGGAAATGATCGATGAGCACATCGTAGGGCCTGTGCATGATTACTTAAAAAAGCAAGGCGAGTACCGTTTCTTAGTTTGCCCTGATCATCCCACATTTTTGAGAACGAAAACTCATAGCCATGGCTATGTGCCTTTTGGAATTTGTGGCACGCATGTACGTCCCGATCAGGCTACCAGTTATGATGAAGTTGCGGCGGGAAAGAGCAATTTACTGCTTCCCAAAGGCCATCAACTCATGCCCTTCTTTTTTGGGACATTGACGAACTAG
- a CDS encoding isocitrate/isopropylmalate dehydrogenase family protein has product MYKVTLIPGDGVGPEIAEATRKCVDATGVKIDWDLQECGIEVIEAEGSVPDRVMESIRANKVALKAPITTPIGKGFRSVNVFLRQELGLYACIRPCKTYKGVRTYFSESNVDLVVVRENTEDLYAGVEFQAGEEKTAALINTINEYATGKKINTPVNETGVSIKPMSYQGTRDICNYAFKYAVDNKRKAVTSICKANIMKFTDGLWYDETRAVAKAYGAKFEWEDLAEGVEPDAKLAGQVPDCGGSIEYNERLIDNMCMQLVQKPELYDVLVTSNLYGDILSDLCAGLVGGLGVAPGSNIGPESAIFEATHGSAPKYKGQNKVNPVALILSGKMMLDYLGEHDAATKLDQAVADVIAEGKDVTYDLKDDRNDPTAVGTQEMADAICRKMQ; this is encoded by the coding sequence ATGTATAAAGTCACATTAATTCCGGGAGATGGAGTTGGTCCGGAAATTGCCGAAGCAACACGTAAGTGTGTTGATGCTACTGGCGTGAAAATCGACTGGGACCTTCAGGAATGTGGAATCGAAGTGATAGAGGCTGAAGGTAGCGTCCCTGATCGAGTCATGGAATCTATTCGGGCTAACAAAGTCGCCTTGAAAGCACCTATTACGACTCCGATCGGAAAAGGCTTCCGCAGTGTCAATGTATTTCTGCGACAAGAGTTGGGCTTATATGCCTGCATTCGTCCTTGCAAAACTTACAAAGGGGTGCGGACTTACTTTTCTGAATCTAATGTCGATTTGGTCGTCGTTCGTGAAAATACCGAAGATTTGTACGCGGGTGTTGAATTTCAAGCAGGTGAAGAAAAGACGGCCGCACTAATCAACACGATTAACGAATATGCAACCGGTAAAAAAATTAATACTCCTGTTAATGAGACGGGTGTAAGTATCAAGCCGATGTCGTATCAGGGAACTCGCGATATCTGTAATTACGCATTTAAATATGCTGTCGATAACAAGCGCAAAGCAGTTACTTCAATCTGTAAAGCCAACATTATGAAATTTACAGATGGTCTGTGGTATGACGAAACACGTGCGGTCGCCAAGGCCTACGGTGCCAAATTTGAGTGGGAAGATCTCGCTGAAGGTGTTGAGCCTGACGCAAAACTGGCAGGCCAAGTACCGGACTGTGGTGGCAGTATTGAATACAACGAACGCCTGATTGACAACATGTGCATGCAACTTGTGCAAAAACCAGAGTTATATGATGTACTTGTCACTTCTAATTTGTATGGCGATATTCTGAGCGACTTGTGTGCTGGTCTGGTCGGTGGTTTGGGTGTTGCCCCTGGTTCGAATATTGGGCCTGAGTCGGCTATCTTCGAAGCTACACACGGTTCTGCTCCCAAATACAAAGGACAGAATAAAGTCAATCCCGTTGCCTTGATTCTATCTGGAAAGATGATGCTCGATTATCTGGGTGAACACGATGCGGCAACCAAGCTGGATCAGGCTGTTGCCGATGTGATTGCTGAAGGTAAAGATGTGACTTATGATCTCAAGGACGATCGAAATGATCCTACAGCCGTTGGAACTCAAGAGATGGCTGACGCGATCTGTCGTAAAATGCAATAA
- a CDS encoding Mpo1-like protein, whose amino-acid sequence MIQRFFSNYFLRHQNRLNQILHMIGVPLTFGGLIGFGLANQWVLAGIAFFAGYALQFLGHFIEQNDAGEVILLKKMLGKPYTEFGPNTQKHLNFDQSSKKSSCND is encoded by the coding sequence ATGATTCAACGCTTTTTCAGCAATTATTTTCTCAGACACCAAAACAGGCTCAATCAAATCCTGCATATGATTGGAGTTCCGCTGACATTCGGAGGATTGATTGGATTTGGATTAGCCAACCAGTGGGTTTTGGCCGGAATCGCGTTCTTTGCGGGATACGCTTTACAGTTTTTAGGTCACTTTATTGAACAGAATGATGCGGGAGAAGTCATTCTACTAAAGAAAATGCTGGGAAAGCCTTACACAGAGTTCGGGCCAAACACACAAAAACATTTGAATTTTGACCAATCGTCAAAAAAGTCAAGTTGTAACGATTAA
- a CDS encoding TolC family protein — MNLRQKLHQFFCGCLITSQLVGCHGLGTDTDLHYLGDKELQYYEDVATKIEYPAVFEETPEEITFSGKPRTLADRSQDEIWDLPLMDAIHLGLSNSEVIRVAGTLGTNGNGLLNNPDGTPSVYDPSIQETNVLLGGSRGVEAALSAFDTTFTANMLWGRSEQVQNSPFFGGVPGGTLTQETGQFQSGLSKTFANGGQFSINHNWNYQGSNATSQLFPSNYTGNFGASYRQPFLAGAGVDYTRIAGPIGSGFTGITGVSQGVVIARINNDLVLADFERNVRNLVSDIEESYWQLYLAYRLYDTQVVARNSALRSWREAHAKLEAGGTRNFKPADEAQAKDRLFETQSLVQSTRSDIYTAESRFRRLVGLPVNDGKIIRPIDDPVSAEFTPDWSMCLTEALVHRVELRRQKWNIKSLEFQRLAATSLTRPRLDLVSSYQVNAFGDRLLSQRNTDGITAQGLHSAYGTLMQNDQDSWTIGWEFSVPLGFRSAHAQVENLEFRISKARSVLQAQEMDVSQELAITFQDLAKNYATAQSNFNRWRAARRRTELFDAEVQAGTTTLDTLLRAQSSLAAAETEYYRSLVAYNVAIKNLYKWKGTLLKHNNIHLMEGEWSPVAYQQAIRRAWARTHGIEAHKLRSKPEPFVAAGYVGEVGLMPTNEGEAEMMEQQDGLTPSVLPVPEPETSPDYAPPVPEANEPAAHLESSDIDVRNPFVLSDTERTVEYILGSDETQTLDDITPVSATEHEASTSDTEQIEELELLPASNFVE; from the coding sequence ATGAACCTTCGTCAGAAGTTACACCAATTTTTCTGTGGTTGTCTGATTACCAGCCAATTGGTTGGTTGTCATGGCCTCGGTACCGATACGGATCTGCATTACCTCGGTGACAAAGAACTTCAATATTATGAAGATGTCGCCACAAAAATCGAATATCCGGCTGTGTTCGAGGAAACGCCAGAAGAAATTACGTTTTCTGGCAAACCACGTACGTTGGCAGATCGTTCGCAGGATGAAATTTGGGATTTACCATTGATGGACGCGATCCACTTGGGTCTGTCGAATAGTGAAGTCATCCGTGTCGCTGGTACGCTGGGGACAAACGGAAACGGGCTACTGAATAATCCGGATGGAACTCCATCTGTTTACGACCCATCCATTCAGGAAACCAATGTGCTATTGGGTGGTTCGCGTGGCGTTGAAGCAGCCCTTTCTGCCTTTGATACTACTTTCACGGCAAATATGTTATGGGGCCGCTCAGAACAGGTTCAAAACAGCCCGTTTTTTGGTGGAGTTCCGGGCGGTACTTTGACTCAGGAAACGGGACAATTTCAATCTGGTCTTTCCAAAACATTTGCAAACGGCGGACAATTTTCCATCAATCATAACTGGAATTACCAGGGTAGTAATGCGACGAGCCAATTATTCCCTTCCAACTATACTGGCAACTTTGGTGCTTCCTATCGTCAACCATTCCTGGCAGGAGCCGGGGTTGATTACACCCGCATTGCAGGTCCGATTGGCTCTGGATTCACTGGCATTACCGGTGTTAGCCAGGGGGTCGTCATCGCACGTATCAACAACGATTTAGTACTCGCGGATTTCGAGAGAAACGTTCGCAACCTGGTCTCAGATATTGAAGAGAGCTATTGGCAACTTTATCTGGCTTATCGATTGTATGATACACAAGTCGTGGCCCGTAATTCTGCATTACGTAGTTGGCGCGAGGCACATGCAAAGCTAGAAGCCGGTGGTACCAGGAACTTCAAACCAGCTGACGAAGCACAAGCCAAAGATCGTTTGTTTGAAACTCAGTCTTTAGTCCAGTCAACACGGAGTGATATTTATACCGCTGAAAGCCGTTTCCGTCGACTTGTTGGACTACCCGTTAATGATGGTAAAATCATTCGTCCGATTGATGACCCTGTTTCAGCCGAGTTTACACCAGACTGGAGTATGTGTCTGACTGAGGCGCTGGTGCATCGAGTTGAACTTCGAAGACAAAAATGGAATATTAAAAGTCTCGAATTTCAGCGTTTAGCTGCTACCAGCCTGACCCGACCGCGACTGGATCTCGTATCCAGTTATCAAGTGAATGCATTCGGCGATAGACTGCTGAGTCAGAGAAACACAGATGGCATTACCGCTCAAGGCTTACATAGCGCCTATGGAACATTGATGCAAAACGATCAGGATAGCTGGACGATCGGCTGGGAATTCAGTGTTCCACTTGGTTTTCGGTCAGCTCATGCTCAAGTTGAAAACCTGGAGTTTCGAATCTCGAAAGCACGTAGTGTGTTACAAGCGCAGGAAATGGACGTCAGTCAGGAACTGGCGATTACCTTCCAGGATCTGGCTAAAAACTACGCTACAGCGCAATCGAATTTCAATCGTTGGCGTGCAGCTAGAAGACGAACCGAACTATTTGACGCAGAAGTCCAGGCAGGAACCACTACACTCGATACCTTGTTACGTGCTCAATCCAGTCTAGCAGCCGCCGAAACAGAATATTATCGATCGCTGGTCGCTTACAATGTAGCCATTAAAAACCTCTACAAATGGAAAGGAACCTTGCTGAAGCACAACAATATCCATTTGATGGAAGGAGAGTGGTCACCAGTAGCATATCAGCAGGCAATCAGACGAGCCTGGGCCAGAACTCATGGTATCGAAGCTCATAAACTGCGTAGCAAACCAGAACCGTTTGTTGCGGCAGGGTATGTGGGCGAAGTTGGCTTAATGCCCACCAATGAGGGAGAAGCAGAGATGATGGAGCAACAAGATGGCCTGACGCCAAGCGTTTTACCTGTTCCAGAACCAGAAACGTCTCCCGATTATGCACCACCGGTTCCAGAGGCAAATGAACCAGCGGCCCATTTAGAAAGTTCTGATATTGACGTAAGAAATCCATTTGTTTTATCCGATACAGAAAGAACAGTCGAGTACATACTTGGCTCAGACGAGACGCAAACCCTAGATGACATAACACCAGTTTCAGCAACGGAACATGAAGCTTCAACTTCAGATACTGAACAAATAGAAGAGCTTGAATTATTACCTGCCTCGAATTTTGTGGAATGA
- a CDS encoding helix-turn-helix transcriptional regulator, with translation MVAGRIHRLLKLIALLQSGRVYNSAQLATECEVSRRTVFRDLSTLQESGIYVLYDEERQGYSLPWRTIVPFKDLTFEEVLALLVLCQNLDKTIVGLPIHQFARSASTKVLSSLPDQLREDVIDAAQLISIWFPSTNPHIRNVIHHKNLFKAAIEKRNVRIQHACPKEQKTISTMLSPFHILYSNQQWYVVGRSSIDRGIKVFPLQTIVKSELLDETFKKPSRFNLNRYLGKSWNPIKHSRKLQSVKIHFERNAGEKVSLVCWDQSQEIKKLKGGTIELRAQVDSLDCISDWVLSFGDQAEVISPRPFRKLVKEKILRMSQIYSA, from the coding sequence ATGGTAGCTGGACGAATTCATCGTCTCCTAAAGCTGATCGCTTTGTTACAGTCGGGGCGAGTTTATAACTCTGCACAACTCGCTACCGAATGTGAAGTCAGTCGCAGGACGGTATTTCGAGATCTAAGTACATTACAAGAGTCAGGTATCTATGTCCTGTATGACGAAGAAAGGCAAGGATACTCTCTTCCGTGGCGGACAATCGTTCCCTTCAAAGATTTGACCTTTGAGGAAGTTCTCGCATTACTCGTTTTATGCCAGAACCTTGATAAAACTATTGTCGGACTTCCGATTCACCAATTTGCAAGATCAGCGTCTACTAAAGTTTTGAGTAGCTTGCCAGATCAATTGCGTGAAGATGTCATCGACGCAGCACAACTGATCTCCATCTGGTTCCCTTCTACAAATCCACATATACGTAATGTAATTCATCACAAAAATCTGTTCAAAGCAGCAATAGAAAAAAGAAATGTTCGCATCCAACATGCTTGTCCTAAAGAACAGAAAACCATCTCTACGATGTTGAGCCCGTTTCATATATTATATTCCAATCAACAGTGGTATGTTGTAGGACGATCTTCTATTGATAGAGGAATAAAAGTATTTCCGCTTCAGACGATTGTAAAATCAGAACTATTGGATGAAACATTTAAAAAGCCATCTCGTTTTAATCTTAATCGTTACCTTGGTAAGTCATGGAACCCCATAAAACATTCTCGCAAATTGCAATCGGTTAAAATTCACTTTGAACGTAATGCCGGTGAAAAAGTTTCCCTGGTTTGCTGGGATCAATCGCAAGAGATCAAGAAGCTGAAGGGAGGCACGATTGAACTTCGTGCGCAAGTTGACAGCCTGGACTGCATTTCCGATTGGGTATTGAGTTTTGGAGATCAAGCTGAGGTTATTTCACCTCGTCCCTTTCGCAAACTTGTAAAAGAGAAAATTTTACGCATGTCTCAGATTTATTCAGCGTAA
- the hisI gene encoding phosphoribosyl-AMP cyclohydrolase: MSDGIQFAERTSVEQVEEGTELAPKFDQDGLIPVVTTDFSSGELLMHAYMNEEALKKTIELGEAVYWSRSRQVLWHKGATSGLVQKVKALLIDDDQDTIWLRVDVQGGASCHVGYRSCFYRRVPVSEEMNEKGLGLQFTETEKVFDPKEVYGDAPNPTKL; the protein is encoded by the coding sequence ATGTCAGATGGTATTCAATTCGCTGAACGGACTTCAGTCGAGCAGGTTGAAGAAGGAACAGAACTGGCCCCTAAGTTTGATCAGGACGGTTTGATTCCTGTCGTGACCACAGATTTTAGTTCTGGTGAATTGTTGATGCACGCCTATATGAATGAGGAAGCGCTCAAGAAAACGATCGAATTGGGGGAAGCCGTCTATTGGAGCCGAAGCCGTCAAGTGCTCTGGCACAAAGGTGCCACGAGTGGGCTCGTTCAAAAAGTGAAAGCGCTTCTGATTGATGATGACCAGGATACCATCTGGTTACGAGTCGATGTTCAAGGGGGCGCCAGTTGTCACGTAGGTTATCGGTCCTGCTTTTATCGTCGTGTTCCGGTAAGCGAAGAAATGAATGAGAAAGGCCTCGGACTCCAATTCACCGAAACGGAAAAAGTATTTGATCCCAAAGAGGTCTATGGAGACGCTCCGAACCCAACGAAACTGTAA
- a CDS encoding 6-pyruvoyl trahydropterin synthase family protein, with protein MGMTIMRRVKFNAGHRLFRHEGKCQFFHGHNYVADFYVTGPETDAVGRIIDFAHLKSLLKGWIDENWDHGFLLNIEDENGLKAIRMVEPTKYFVLPYNPTAENMAKYLLDEVCPNLLGELGVQAVKVVIWETEESCAEATLDQKDKSDYDLLDAFQTDSFPTGLNW; from the coding sequence ATGGGTATGACAATTATGCGTCGGGTCAAGTTTAATGCAGGACACCGATTATTTCGCCATGAAGGGAAATGTCAATTTTTTCATGGCCATAATTATGTCGCAGACTTTTATGTGACCGGCCCGGAAACTGATGCCGTGGGACGAATTATCGACTTTGCGCATCTCAAATCCCTGCTGAAGGGCTGGATTGATGAAAACTGGGATCATGGATTTCTACTCAATATCGAAGACGAAAATGGCCTGAAAGCCATCCGCATGGTGGAACCTACCAAATATTTTGTACTTCCTTACAATCCAACTGCGGAAAACATGGCGAAGTATTTACTCGATGAAGTCTGTCCTAATCTGTTAGGCGAATTAGGGGTGCAGGCTGTGAAAGTTGTAATCTGGGAAACAGAAGAATCTTGTGCCGAAGCCACTTTGGATCAAAAAGACAAATCGGATTATGATCTGTTAGATGCATTTCAAACCGACTCCTTCCCGACTGGACTCAACTGGTAA
- the rpsR gene encoding 30S ribosomal protein S18, whose protein sequence is MSVGLSRKEIVKRRKKRARLKKKLKCRFCPDGNIPRPVYVDYKDLRTLRSLLDREGRILPRRRTGTSALYQRAVRRAVLRARFIGLLSHVSED, encoded by the coding sequence ATGTCGGTCGGTTTATCTAGAAAAGAAATTGTCAAACGACGGAAAAAACGAGCACGCCTGAAAAAGAAGCTCAAATGTCGGTTCTGTCCGGATGGAAATATTCCGCGTCCTGTTTATGTCGATTATAAGGATCTGAGAACATTGCGTTCCCTTCTGGATCGTGAAGGACGCATTTTACCTCGCCGTCGTACTGGTACCTCTGCTCTTTATCAACGAGCCGTTCGCCGTGCTGTCTTGAGAGCCCGCTTTATCGGTTTGCTGTCGCACGTTTCCGAGGACTAA
- the rpsN gene encoding 30S ribosomal protein S14 — protein sequence MASKAKIEKQKRNAKLVAKYAAQREELIAKGDYAGLAKLPRNSSKTRLRRLCQLTGRPRGNYRKFQISRIALRDMALDGLIPGMKKSSW from the coding sequence ATGGCTTCAAAAGCAAAAATTGAAAAGCAAAAGAGAAACGCAAAACTCGTTGCAAAATATGCTGCACAACGCGAAGAGTTGATCGCCAAAGGCGATTACGCTGGACTAGCGAAACTACCTCGTAATTCCAGCAAAACACGTCTTCGTCGTTTATGCCAATTAACGGGCCGTCCCCGTGGTAACTATCGTAAGTTCCAGATCTCTCGTATCGCATTACGAGACATGGCTTTAGATGGTCTGATTCCAGGCATGAAGAAATCAAGCTGGTAG
- a CDS encoding SDR family NAD(P)-dependent oxidoreductase, translating to MIDEYSNRWALVTGASSGIGLEFAHRLAARGMHLVLTARREEHLENLASELLTRHGTKTEVITLDLSEQEAPQKLYDEVKRRGVEIELLINNAGFSVVSDVASTDAKRVMQMVRLNVGALTELTYLYLPEMMERGHGAIINIASVAAFQPVAYMSSYAASKSYVLHFSEGLWAEARDKGVTVTALCPGTTQTEFFDVAGVEGWLKKHRFQTVEQVVKTGLKAVEKKRQYAVSGWGNYFLSLLVRIATRRTVVVESMKYFRPQPQKDKK from the coding sequence GTGATAGATGAATATTCTAACCGATGGGCTCTGGTCACGGGCGCTTCATCAGGGATTGGTTTGGAATTTGCGCACCGACTGGCTGCACGAGGTATGCACTTGGTCCTGACGGCACGTCGCGAGGAGCATCTGGAAAACCTGGCCTCAGAATTATTAACTCGTCACGGAACAAAGACTGAAGTCATCACATTAGATCTCTCTGAGCAGGAAGCTCCTCAGAAGCTATACGATGAGGTCAAGCGGCGTGGCGTCGAGATTGAATTGCTGATTAATAATGCCGGGTTTAGTGTGGTTTCTGATGTTGCCTCTACCGACGCCAAACGAGTGATGCAAATGGTGCGGCTGAATGTGGGAGCATTGACCGAACTGACGTATCTTTATTTGCCTGAAATGATGGAACGCGGGCATGGCGCCATCATCAATATTGCCTCAGTAGCTGCTTTTCAACCAGTGGCCTACATGTCATCATATGCAGCCAGCAAAAGTTACGTATTGCATTTTAGTGAAGGATTATGGGCGGAAGCACGCGACAAAGGAGTGACAGTCACTGCCCTGTGTCCGGGAACGACGCAAACCGAATTTTTTGATGTCGCCGGCGTTGAAGGATGGCTGAAAAAACACCGATTCCAGACTGTGGAACAAGTAGTCAAAACAGGTCTGAAAGCGGTTGAAAAAAAGCGGCAATACGCGGTTTCTGGTTGGGGTAATTATTTCTTATCGTTGTTGGTGCGGATCGCGACTCGTAGGACAGTGGTAGTCGAGTCGATGAAATATTTCCGTCCACAGCCACAAAAAGACAAGAAATAG